The nucleotide window CGGAAACGACCGGGCTCAGCCATGGGGCGGGCAATATGATTTTCATGATCGGGACGGCACAGCTAAGCGAAGAGGAGATCATCGTCGATCAATTTTTCTTGCCGGGACCGGAACATGAAATCGCGTTTTACCACCATTTTTTAATGAACAAAACGTCCTTGCACGCCCTCGTGACCTATAATGGCAAAGCGTTCGATTGGCCACAGCTAAAAACGCGGCACACGTTACTGCGCGAAGAACTGCCAACGTTGCCTGCTTTTGGGCATTTCGATCTTTTGCACGCGGCCAGACGCTTGTTTAAGCATGAGTTGGCTTCATGTCGTTTAAACATCGTGGAAGAAGAGATTCTCGGATTTGTAAGAGATGACGATATACCGGGTTATTTGGCCCCCATGTTTTATCAGGATTTCCTCTCCGAAGGAGAACCATCCTATATCGAAGGTGTATTTCACCATAACGAGCAAGATTTATTATCGCTCATTAGCCTATACATCAAACTTTCGGGAAGGGTTCTGAATGGGGGGACGACAGCCAAAGAAACCTATGAAATCGCTCGCTGGTGGCGGGATACGAAGCACTATGCACGTGCAATGGATACGTACGCCGAAGTAAACGATCAAAACGATTGGTATGAACATGCTCTTTACGAACGAGGCCATCTTCTTAAGAAAACAAACCGGCATGCCGACAGTATTGATCTTTTCCAAAAGGTTTGGGCCATGCAAGGACGCTTGGCCCCTAACGCAGCAGAGGCGCTCGCGATCTGGTACGAACACCATAAAAAAGATTACGTCCGCGCCTATTATTACAGCAAGCGCGGGCAGGCAAAAACTCAAAATCGGGATGCAAAAAGCGATGCATGGGAACATCGGCTGGAGAGGTTGAGAAGGAAATTGGGAAATGAAGCTGCATTTCCGGGGTGATTATTTCCCGGGGAAGCGCATAATTCGCTAAAATAATGATTTTGTATGTGAAATTATCGCGACTGCTGTCAATGTATCGGAGATTTTTCAGTGAAAGCGCCTATAAAAAATAGGTGCTTGCATTATTCCTCCAATCACCTATTCCTCATAAGTTATTAGTAGCCCTAAAATAAAGGAGGAATTGGTGTAATGGGTTATAATAATTTCAATAATAATCATCATTGCGGCAATAACCATTCGCAAATGAAACCGATGCAGCATTGCCAGCAAAAACCGGTTGTTTTGCCTGCCGTCGTCCATCCGCCGAAATGCAACGTCACACACAGCAAGCAGGAATATGTTGTGCCTGAAGTGCATCCGTCGCACACTACGCATGTTCACAATGACGTCTACAAACACGTACACAGTTATCCACACAGTCAGGATCAAGTTGCCGATGCGCACTCAGAGCATTTTCATTGCCCGCCGAAGCAACAACACGGGTATGGGCAACAGTGTAATCGTCCTTGGTAGTTCATTGGCTGACTTTGATATGAACGTTGTCTCTCCCATTCCTGGTTTCCCATATACCCGGCAGATTGATTTTCTGCCGGGATTATTATATGGCATCAACAGCAAATTGACATTTCCCGCGTCTTCTGAAAAAATAAGGATAAGATTGAGAATACTAGCGCGGGGTGTGTACGATGCCAGCAAACGTTCAATTAGAAGCAAAAGAGATCCTTGAAAAAGAATTTAAGACGAGCATGAAAGGTTATAACAAAGAAGAAGTAGATCAATTCTTAGATACGGTCATCCAAGACTATGAACGATTTCGGGAACAGGTTGACAAGTTGGAGAAGGAAGTAGAGCAATTGCGCAAAATGCAATCATCAACCCTTACCCAACGCTCCCAACGCTCGCAAACGGAACCGGTGGAAGAAGCCCCGGCAACGAGCCGGGCATCGGCTGCGGATCCATCAGCGGCCGGGTCAACCAATTATGATATATTAAAGCGTATTTCCAATCTGGAAAAAGAAGTGTTTGGGAAGAAACTATCTGAATGACGACCGCCCAAGTGGTTCATGTCTATGTCGATGCAGCTTGTAACGGGGATCCCGGTACATGCGGATACGGCCTTTTTATGAAGCATCCAAGTGGGCAAGTGGAAAGAGAAATGGAAGTTTCACAGTTAACGCATATCCACGAAGCGGAATTTGCGGCTCTTTATGAAGGGTTGAAATGGGCGAGACGTTTTGGCTATCATCAAGGTCGCTTTTTCACGGATTCGCAACTTGTTTTTGATGCAGTGAATCAGGGAGCGGTGAAACGCTCCCGTTACAAGCATTTTCTGGATGAAATTTTACTATTAAGTGCCGACTTTTCCCTGTTCATCGTGGATTGGCTCCCCACGCGTGCAAACAAAGAAGCCGATCGTTTGGCAAAAAAGGCTTGTTTTTATTCATGACCCCATGTTGCATAAATAGGCAAAGCGCGTTATAATACAGCTTGGTACACGCTGAAAATGTTCGGGCAATCGCTCTGTTCATCCTGGACAGAGAGGAAAGTCCATGCTCGCACAACCTTAAAGGGTTGTAACGATCGTGCCTGACGAAACCATAAGTCAGGGCAGTCCGGCCATCCGGGCTGACGGCGCAAGGGACACCTACGTTCTTTTTTAGGAATACGGTTATCCTTCTGAAAGTGCCACAGTGACGAAGTCTTCGTGGAAACGCGAAGAGTGGAACGCGGTAAACCCCGCGAGCGAGTAACCCAAAATTATGGTAGGGGCACTTTCCCTGTTGGAAACGGCAGGGAGAGGCGATTGATTCGCAGATAGATGATTGCCATCGCCGTGCAAGGTGAACAGCCGCAGCACGTCGATACAGAACATGGCTTACAGAACGTTTTCAGCCTCTGGGAGGACCCCGTATACGGGGTTTTTTGCTTATAGGATGGATTTCCTTGCATCTAGCTTTGACAACACCAACGAAAAATGCTTATGTGCCAGTCTTTTTCCGTTATTAAGCAGTCCCTACATAAATTGGCGAAAAGCCAAGTTTTCTAATAAATATGGACATGAAAGGATTCAATTCATGGGAGCATATACATATATTGCAACGGCAACGATGGGACTTGAAAGCCTCGTTGCCAAAGAAGTGCAAAAGCTCGGATACGAAACGACGGTTGAAAACGGAAAAGTGATGTTTGAAGGGGACGAAAAGGCTCTTTGCCGGGCAAATCTTTGGTTAAGGACGGCAGATCGGGTGAAACTTAAAATCGGGGGCTTCACTGCGACATCTTTTGATGAATTGTTTGAGGGAACGAAGGCCTTGCCGTGGGAAGCAATTATCCCCGTCTACGGCACTTTTCCCGTTGTCGGACGCTCGGTGAAATCCCAACTTTACAGCGTCCCCGATTGTCAACGAATCGTGAAAAAAGCGGTTGTGGAGCGTTTGAAACAAACGTATAACCAATCATGGTTTAATGAAGATGGCCCTCTTTTTAAAATTGAGGTCGCGCTGTTAAAAGATGAAGTCACTCTTACGATCGACACGACAGGAGACGGGTTGCATAAGCGGGGATACCGGCGCCTGCATGGCGAAGCACCGCTAAAAGAAACGTTGGCTACTGCCATGATTCAATTAACGAATTGGCAACCCGATTCCGATATGGCATTCCTTGACCCTTTCTGCGGTTCCGGAACGATTCCGATTGAAGCCGCGCTGATGGCTAAAAACATCGCTCCCGGCTTGGAACGGGGGTTTCAGTCTGAGCAATGGCCGTTGATTGACGAAAAGACATGGGCAGAGGCGAGGGAAGAAGCCCGTGACCTTGCCCGAAACACGATTCGCCCCGCCATATACGGAAGCGATCGGAATCGAGAAATGACAGCACTTGCCGCTGAGAATGCAACGCTCGCAGGCGTTAAAGAGATTGAGTGGAGAACGAAAAACGTGAAAGACCTTCAGCGCTTGGCCGAACGCGGAGCACTAGTTTGCAACCCTCCTTATGGGACGAGACTGGAGGAGAAGGATACCATTCGTACCCTTTATGAAACCCTCGGCCGTGTGAGCACGAATTATTTTCAAGGTTGGTCCGTGTACGTACTTACCGCAAACGAACAGTTTGAACAATTTTATGGACAGAAGGCCACAAAAAAACGAAAGTTGTTTAACGGAAACATAAAAACCGACTATTATCAGTTTTGGGCGAAAAGATAACCTGTTTCACAATGTTCGTATAAGCGTCACAGGACGTGGTTGTCAAAGTTAGATGCAAGGAAATCCATCCTATAAGCAAAAAAATCCTTGCACTTCTGGCAACGTACGGAGGGATGACGCTGCAATGACGAAGACAACAAAACGGACGCGTCAAGCCCCCGCAGCGCCGGTTTTGCGCGAAGAGGCTTGGCCGTTCGTCCGCGGAAAGCGAAGCCATGGAAGCGCCATCCCGGCTTCAACTGATAGCTGCAAGTTGTTCAGCAATCCATAATTATTCACTTATATCAACCATAGATTTTGGTGAAGACCCTAATTTTTAACAGGAAAAATTGCATGTATAATCTAACAGCTCTGTGCGTACAATAGCTTTGTTACCACTATTGTAAGGGGAGGAAAAATTGTTGTACGCACAGCTTTGTTTTAAAGAACGTTCGCATACTTACGCGCAAATCACACGCATCCAATCCGCTATCAAGCACACGGAAGAACAACTGCACCACTTGCCTGCACTCGAAAATGACGAAAGGGAAAAAGTGAAAGCGGCTGTGTATGACGCGTACCTTCGCACTGATAAAGCGCTTTACTATGAACTGGAAATCAACCAAAAAGGATGACTGTCGTTTTTCGGCAGTTTTTTTGTTTGGCAACGAATAGGAGCGGGTAGGGGAATGAAGTGAAGAGGCAGGTGATAGTAGTAAATGATTACATTCAACGATATATCGAAAACGTTTCCCGGAAAAATCGAAGCGGTAAAAAACCTTCATTTCCAAGTGGAAAAAGGAGAATTTTTTGCCCTCATCGGACCGAGCGGTTGCGGGAAAACAACGAGCGTAAAGATGATCAATCGCCTCGTGGAACCGACAGAGGGGGGCATTTCCATCGATGGAAAAGACATTCGTGATTTTAATCGCCAGGAACTGCGGTGGAATATCGGATATGTGCTGCAACAAATCGGGCTGTTCCCGACGATGACGGTTTCGGAAAATATAGCGGTCGTTCCGGAGATGAAAAAATGGGGGAAAAAGGAAACAAGAAAACGAATCGATGAATTGTTGGAAATGGTCGGATTAAACCCGGATACATATCGAAACCGTCGGCCGGATGAGCTTTCCGGCGGCGAACAACAGCGGGTAGGCGTGATACGAGCGTTGGCCGGGGATCCTGATATTTTGCTTATGGACGAGCCTTTCAGTGCACTTGACCCAATCAGTCGCGAACACTTGCAAAAAGACGTCGCCAAACTTCAGGAGAACATAAAGAAAACCATCGTTTTTGTCACCCATGACATCGAAGAGGCGATGCTGCTTGCTGATCGCATATGTTTGATGAGAGAAGGGGAGGCTGTACAAATTGGAACTCCATCGGAACTTCGACACTCGCCCGCGGACACGTTTGTCAAAAAGTTTATCGGCGATCGTGGCTTGGATGTATGGAACACGCCAATATCAGAAGTGATGGAAACCAACAGCATGCATATGGTCGGAGAGACGATGATTCATGTGCCAACTTCCCCTGCGCCATTATATGTATTTGGCGATCAACGGCGTTTTCTCGGCCGTTTGGACCCGTCGGGAAACGTTACGACCCATGCCCCTATGATTTCCCCGGAGCTCCCTTTGCATGAAGTTGTCCCTGCCGTGGAAGCCTCCGATTTCGATGCGCTTCCCGTTGTTGATAATGACAAACTCATTGGTATATTGAGTTACCGAAGCATTGTCACATACATCCACGCCAACCGAACGGAAGCGGGGGGATTATTATGACAGATGCAATACGGGAGCTTTTATACCTATTCGCCGATCAACAAGAATCACTTGTAGAATCGCTCTGGGAACATGTGCAAATGTCTTTGATTTCCCTTTTATGCGCAATTCTCATTGCCGTTCCCCTCGGTATTTTCCTTACGCGCACACGACGGCTCGCCGAACCGGTCATTGGCGTTGCAGCTATCCTGCAGACAATCCCGAGCCTTGCGCTCCTCGGATTTATGATTATTTTTTTCGGGATCGGAACGGTGCCTGCCATTATCGCGCTTACCGCATATGCGCTTCTTCCGATACTCCGCAATACATACACGGGCATTCGCGAAATTGATCCGTCCATTAAGGAAGCGGCTACCGGAATGGGGATGAGTCCCGCGAGAAGACTTCGAAAAGTGGAATTGCCGATGGCAATGCCGGTTGTAATGGCAGGGATTCGCACATCAATGGTCCTGATCATCGGCACAGCCACATTGGCAGCCTTAATCGGTGCAGGCGGTCTTGGTGATTTGATTATGACCGGCATCCAGCGGGCGGATCAATCCTATATACTACTCGGGGCAATCCCAGCCGCGATATTAGCCTTACTGTTTGATTTTGTCTTACGGTGGACGGAAAAGGCAAAGCGTTCATTTATGACGTTCTCGATCGTTATGGGAGCTGCTTTCTTGATTGTGATTGCGCCGGCCATCGTGTCCACACAGCAAGAGGACATCGTTGTTGGCGGAAAACTTGATGCCGAACCGGAGATATTGGCCAATATGTACAAACGCTTGATCGAAAAAAATACTGATTTAAGTGTCGATGTACAGGCAGGGCTGGGCGGTACAGACATCGTGTTCGATGCCCTTCTTGTCGGAGATATCGACATTTATCCGGAATTCACGGGGACCGCTTATGTGGATCTTTTAGAGGAAGATCCATCGGGCATGAACGAAGAAGAAGTGTATGAAGCGACAAAAGAGGGAATAGAAGAAGCATACAATGTCATTTATCTCGATCCCATGGCTTACAATAATACGTATGCGTTAGCGGTAAGCGAAACCATCGGGGAAGAATATGAACTAGAGACGGTGTCTGATTTGGAATCCTATCAACATGCGTTGACTGCCGGTTTTACTTTTGAGTTTCTCGACCGGCCCGATGACGGGTATGAATCTGTTGTTGATACGTACGGGTTTGAATTGGCCGACGTGAATGGCCTCGATCCCGGACTTCGTTCGCAAGCCGTTGAAGAAGGGGAAGTGGAAGTCATCGATGCCTATTCCACAGATGCTTATCTCGTTGAATATGATATGATTGTTTTGGAGGATGATGAGGAATTATTCCCACCATATCAAGGAGCGCCTTTAATGCGAGAGGACGTTTTGCATGAGCATCCTGAATTGGAAGAGATTTTAAACACGCTCGCCGGGGAAATTAGCGATGAAGACATGCAAGAAATGAATTACCTCGTGGATTATGAGGATGCGAACCCGGAAGAAGTCGCGGAAGACTATTTACAAGAAAACGGGTTTTTGCAATAAGCGCAAGGAGGAACGACGATGACAACAATTTCTAATCCGTCTCAAGAAGAAATCGGCCAAATATTAAAGGATGCCAAACGCATTGCTGTTGTCGGTTTATCCGATAACCCAGAGCGCACGTCTCACGAAGTTTCAAAAGTGATGCAAGAAGCAGGTTATGAAATTATTCCCGTCAATCCTAAAGTGGATGAAGTTCTTGGGGAAAAAGCGGTTTCCTCGCTTAGTGAAATCGAGGAACCGATTGATATTGTGAATGTGTTTCGACGCAGCGAATTTGTGCCGGCCATTGCCGAAGAAGCCGCGCAAACGGATGCAAATGTTTTTTGGACGCAACTTGGCGTCGTCAACAAGGAAGGGTATACAATAGCAAAAAATAGCGGTAAAATCGTTGTGATGGACCGATGCATTAAAGTGGAGCATCGTTTGACGCAGTGAGGAATGATTGCCGTAGCTACCAGAATATAATGGGGACGCGCAATTTTGTGTTCCCATTTGCCTTTATTTGAGCCGTTGGAGCAAAACCGTGCAGCTGTTTGTTACGGTTTTTTTTGTTGTTGAAAAAAAAGCTGAGTTGACAGTTTCGAAAAGCATTGTCAAAATCAGTGTAAGACAAACGCATTGATGAACATACGGATGTTTCAGCGATCCGCTATGCAAAAAAGTTTTCACATCAACACGCGCAGCACTTGAAAACATATGTTCTATGCTTTATTGTAGATAAGAGATAATTAGATCGAAAGTTGGTACATACGGGAAAGGGGTCTCGGACATTCGTGGACGACATCAAACACACACTCGAGTATAATGACGACGCCATTCAAGTGCTTGAAGGCTTGGAGGCTGTGCGAAAAAGACCCGGCATGTATGTCGGAAGCACCGATACACGCGGGTTGCATCATCTCATTGATGAAATTGTCGATAATGCCGTTGACGAGGCAATGGCCGGTTTCGGTGAACATATAGAGGTCACCTTGCATAGGGACGGAAGTGTTTCCGTAAGCGATGAAGGCCGCGGCATGCCCGTCGGAACACATCGGACAGGGCGGCCGACGCCTGAAGTGGTCATGACGGTACTGCATGCCGGCGGAAAATTCGGGCAAGGCGGCTATGCGACGAGCGGAGGACTCCATGGTGTGGGCGCTTCCGTTGTGAACGCGTTATCTTCCTGGCTCCATTTAACGATTTACCGGGATGGCCATCGCTATGAACAACGATTTGAAAATGGCGGCGTACCTGTCACAACGCTTGAAAAGAAAGGAAAAACGAAGAAAACAGGGACGCTCGTGCGTTTTCAACCGGATCCGAAAGTGTTTCAAGCCGTTTCCTTCCACAATGAGACATTGGCCGAGCGCTTGCGGGAAGCCGCGTTTCTTTTGGGCGGAACAGCGATTACCTTTACGGATGAACGAAGTGATCCAACACAAAGTGAAACATTCCAATATGAAACGGGACTTGAAGCTTTTGTTTCCTACTTGAACGAAGATAAAGAAACCTTGCATGAAGTCATTTCCTTCGATAGCTCCAATCAAGATATACATGTCACGTTTGCCTTTCAATTTAATGATGGGTACACCGAGAATATTTTATCCTTCGTGAATCACGTTCGCACAAGAGATGGAGGAACGCACGAGTTTGGGATGAAAACCGCCCTCACGCGTGCGTTGAACGAACATGCCCGGAAGCTGCAAATGATCAAGCCAAAAGATAAAAACTTGGACGGAAACGACATTCGTGAAGGGTTAACGGCGGTGTTATCCGTACATATTCCGGAGGCACTTTTGCAATTCGAGGGACAAACGAAAAGCAAACTGGGAACACCGGAAGCCCGTTCCGCCATCGACGCCTTTCTCTCGGATAAACTTGGGTATTTTTTTGAAGAAAGCCCGAAATTGAGCACGATGTTGATCCAAAAAGCCATCAAAGCCCAACAAGTCCGGGAGGCGGCGCGGAAAGCGCGAGAAGAGGCAAGAAGCGGCAAAAAGTCAAGGAAAAAAGAGGCTCTGCTGAGCGGAAAACTAACCCCCGCCCAATCCAAAAACCCGCAGCGAAATGAACTTTATCTCGTGGAAGGGGATTCCGCTGGGGGCTCTGCAAAGGAAGGGAGAGATCGTAAATTCCAGGCGGTTCTTCCCCTGCGCGGCAAAGTGATTAATACCGAAAAAGCGAAGCTCGACGACATCATGAAAAACGAAGAAATCCGCACGATCATCTACGCGATCGGAGCAGGTGCTGGGACGGATTTTTCCTTTGAAGATTGTAACTATGATAAAGTTGTGATCATGACGGATGCAGATACGGATGGTGCGCACATTCAAGTGTTGTTGCTGACGTTTTTTTACCGTTATATGCGACCGCTCGTGGAAGCGGGCAAAGTGTTCATTGCCTTGCCTCCCTTATACAAAGTGGAAAAAGGCAGCGGCGCAAAACGAAAAATGGAGTATGCGTGGGATGAAGAAGGTTTAAACGCGGCGATCAAAACCGTTGGGAAAGGGTACACGATTCAAAGGTACAAAGGTCTCGGCGAGATGAACCCGATCCAGTTATGGGAAACGACAATGAACCCGGATGGGCGCACGCTCATTCGCGTAAACGTTGAAGACCTTGCCAGGGCGGATAAACGCGTATCAACCTTAATGGGAGACAAAGTGGAGCCGAGACGGAAGTGGATCGAATCCAACGTTGCCTTCGGACTTGATGAAGAAACAAATATTATGGACAACGAGCAAATGTTGTTTGCGGAAGGAGAGGAAGACTACCGTGACTGAAGCTGAAAAATATTTGGACCTCCCGTTGGAAGAGGTCATTGGAGACCGGTTCGGCCGCTATAGCAAGTACATTATTCAGGAACGGGCTCTTCCGGATGCAAAAGATGGATTGAAACCTGTACAACGCCGGATTCTTTACGCCATGGTAAGAGACAACAATACCGCTGACAAACCTTTTCGCAAGGCGGCCAAAACGGTCGGGAATGTGATTGGCAACTATCACCCACATGGTGATTCTTCGGTTTACGAAGCATTGGTGCGCATGAGCCAACCCTGGAAAATTCGCCATGGCCTCGTGGAGATGCAAGGAAATAACGGCTCCATTGATGGGGACCCGCCGGCAGCTATGCGGTATACGGAAACCCGCATCTCTGCTTTAGCTCAAGAAATGCTTCGCGATATCGGGAAAGAGACGGTCGAGTTCATTCCGAATTTTGATGATACCGACGAAGAACCGGTCGTTCTGCCCGCTTATTTTCCAAATTTGCTCGTCAACGGATCCACCGGCATTTCTTCGGGCTATGCCACCGACATCCCTCCCCACAATCTTGGCGAGGTAACCGATGCGGCCATTCATTTGCTTGACCGGCCGGATTGCTCCCTCGAAGAAATTCTGTCCTTTATAAAAGGACCGGATTTTCCGGGTGGAGGAACCGTTCAAGGGACGCAAAACCTCAAGCAAGCCTATGAAACGGGCAAAGGGAAAGTCGTCGTACGGGGCACCGCGAACATCGAAACGTTGCGGGGCGGGAAGGAACAAATTGTCATTAGCGAGATTCCATATGAAGTGGTTAAGGCAGCCCTCGTGAAACGCATGGATGAAATTCGCTTTGATAAAAAAATTGATGGCATTGCGGAAGTTCGCGACGACACCGACCGCACCGGTTTGCAAATCGTTGTGGAGTTAAAAAAAGAAGCAGATGCACAAAGCATTTTGCATTACTTGTATAAGCATACGGACCTGCAAGTCACCTATCACTTGAACATGGTCGCGATCGCCGATAAAGCTCCGAAATTAATGGGATTAAAAGCATTATTATCCGCCTATATTGACCATCAAAAAGAAGTCGTAATTAATCGTAGCCGATATGAACTGGACCAAGCGACGAAGCGGCAACATATTGTGGAAGGGTTAATGAAAGCGGTCAGTGTGCTGGATGAACTTATCGCCCTTATCCGCCAATCGAAAGACAAGGCGGACGCGAAGCGAAATATCACCAACGCTTTCGGTTTCACCGACGTGCAAGCGGAGGCGATCGTAAATTTGCAGCTTTACCGTTTAACCAATACAGACGTTGCAACATTGGAGGAAGAAGCGGAAGCGTTAAAACAAACGATTCAACGCTTGAATGAAATTTTGGGAAGCTCTAAAAAGCTCGTCCAAACAATTAAAAAAGAATTAAAACAAATGAAGAAAAAATATGCGGATGACCGCCGAACAGTGATCGAAGAAAAGGTTGAAGAACTGAAAGTGGACATGCAAGTGATGGTCCCTGCCGAGGAAGTGATCGTAACGGTCTCCAGGGAGGGGTATGTTAAGCGCACGAGCCCACGTTCCTACAGTGCATCTATTGATGAGCGTCCGGGGATGAAAGACACGGATGACTTGCTATTTTTCGAGGAGATGAATACGACGGACACGTTACTGCTGTTCACTACACAAGGCCGTTATGTCTATATTCCCGTTCATCAACTCCCGGATATTCGCTGGAAAGACGACGGACAACATATCAGTAACCTTGTAACCCTTGCTGCGAATGACGGCATCGTACGCGCGATTCCGGTTCGTTCTTTCGATGAAGACCGTTACTTGATTTTCTTTACGAAAAACGGAATGGCCAAACGGTCGATGTTAAGCGATTATCAGGCACAGCGCTTCTCCAATGCGCTGGTCGCACTTAAGCTCAAGGAAGGGGATACGCTTCTTGATGTCGGACTTACGGATGGTTCCGGCGACATCTTTTTTGCCACGAAACAAGGGTATGGCCTTCGGTTTTCGGAATCGGATATTAATATTGTCGGGCAACGAGCTGCCGGCGTGAAAGGCATTGCGCTAAAAGACGGAGACGAAGCCGTGTCTGCGTTCGCTGTGCCTGCTGAGAATGCTGCATCCCTTTTTTCCGTTTCCCACCGGGGAGCAATAAAAAAGATGACGTGGGATCAATTCCCGAGAAGTTCCCGCGCGAAACGAGGCCTTACGATGTTGCGAGAGTTAAAAACGAATCCTC belongs to Salicibibacter cibi and includes:
- a CDS encoding ABC transporter permease/substrate-binding protein, coding for MTDAIRELLYLFADQQESLVESLWEHVQMSLISLLCAILIAVPLGIFLTRTRRLAEPVIGVAAILQTIPSLALLGFMIIFFGIGTVPAIIALTAYALLPILRNTYTGIREIDPSIKEAATGMGMSPARRLRKVELPMAMPVVMAGIRTSMVLIIGTATLAALIGAGGLGDLIMTGIQRADQSYILLGAIPAAILALLFDFVLRWTEKAKRSFMTFSIVMGAAFLIVIAPAIVSTQQEDIVVGGKLDAEPEILANMYKRLIEKNTDLSVDVQAGLGGTDIVFDALLVGDIDIYPEFTGTAYVDLLEEDPSGMNEEEVYEATKEGIEEAYNVIYLDPMAYNNTYALAVSETIGEEYELETVSDLESYQHALTAGFTFEFLDRPDDGYESVVDTYGFELADVNGLDPGLRSQAVEEGEVEVIDAYSTDAYLVEYDMIVLEDDEELFPPYQGAPLMREDVLHEHPELEEILNTLAGEISDEDMQEMNYLVDYEDANPEEVAEDYLQENGFLQ
- a CDS encoding ribonuclease HI family protein, with translation MTTAQVVHVYVDAACNGDPGTCGYGLFMKHPSGQVEREMEVSQLTHIHEAEFAALYEGLKWARRFGYHQGRFFTDSQLVFDAVNQGAVKRSRYKHFLDEILLLSADFSLFIVDWLPTRANKEADRLAKKACFYS
- the parE gene encoding DNA topoisomerase IV subunit B; translation: MDDIKHTLEYNDDAIQVLEGLEAVRKRPGMYVGSTDTRGLHHLIDEIVDNAVDEAMAGFGEHIEVTLHRDGSVSVSDEGRGMPVGTHRTGRPTPEVVMTVLHAGGKFGQGGYATSGGLHGVGASVVNALSSWLHLTIYRDGHRYEQRFENGGVPVTTLEKKGKTKKTGTLVRFQPDPKVFQAVSFHNETLAERLREAAFLLGGTAITFTDERSDPTQSETFQYETGLEAFVSYLNEDKETLHEVISFDSSNQDIHVTFAFQFNDGYTENILSFVNHVRTRDGGTHEFGMKTALTRALNEHARKLQMIKPKDKNLDGNDIREGLTAVLSVHIPEALLQFEGQTKSKLGTPEARSAIDAFLSDKLGYFFEESPKLSTMLIQKAIKAQQVREAARKAREEARSGKKSRKKEALLSGKLTPAQSKNPQRNELYLVEGDSAGGSAKEGRDRKFQAVLPLRGKVINTEKAKLDDIMKNEEIRTIIYAIGAGAGTDFSFEDCNYDKVVIMTDADTDGAHIQVLLLTFFYRYMRPLVEAGKVFIALPPLYKVEKGSGAKRKMEYAWDEEGLNAAIKTVGKGYTIQRYKGLGEMNPIQLWETTMNPDGRTLIRVNVEDLARADKRVSTLMGDKVEPRRKWIESNVAFGLDEETNIMDNEQMLFAEGEEDYRD
- a CDS encoding ribonuclease H-like domain-containing protein, encoding MDIQKKLQRLKPHMNRSHPVETVPEEQDVPEQKWHAFQCDVLPFEDGYAVRRRRRYPLSHMHGIHPFKELQRTVAAWKEAGIEGHPLAPGKELEAEDLVFLDTETTGLSHGAGNMIFMIGTAQLSEEEIIVDQFFLPGPEHEIAFYHHFLMNKTSLHALVTYNGKAFDWPQLKTRHTLLREELPTLPAFGHFDLLHAARRLFKHELASCRLNIVEEEILGFVRDDDIPGYLAPMFYQDFLSEGEPSYIEGVFHHNEQDLLSLISLYIKLSGRVLNGGTTAKETYEIARWWRDTKHYARAMDTYAEVNDQNDWYEHALYERGHLLKKTNRHADSIDLFQKVWAMQGRLAPNAAEALAIWYEHHKKDYVRAYYYSKRGQAKTQNRDAKSDAWEHRLERLRRKLGNEAAFPG
- a CDS encoding CoA-binding protein; amino-acid sequence: MTTISNPSQEEIGQILKDAKRIAVVGLSDNPERTSHEVSKVMQEAGYEIIPVNPKVDEVLGEKAVSSLSEIEEPIDIVNVFRRSEFVPAIAEEAAQTDANVFWTQLGVVNKEGYTIAKNSGKIVVMDRCIKVEHRLTQ
- a CDS encoding ABC transporter ATP-binding protein, whose protein sequence is MITFNDISKTFPGKIEAVKNLHFQVEKGEFFALIGPSGCGKTTSVKMINRLVEPTEGGISIDGKDIRDFNRQELRWNIGYVLQQIGLFPTMTVSENIAVVPEMKKWGKKETRKRIDELLEMVGLNPDTYRNRRPDELSGGEQQRVGVIRALAGDPDILLMDEPFSALDPISREHLQKDVAKLQENIKKTIVFVTHDIEEAMLLADRICLMREGEAVQIGTPSELRHSPADTFVKKFIGDRGLDVWNTPISEVMETNSMHMVGETMIHVPTSPAPLYVFGDQRRFLGRLDPSGNVTTHAPMISPELPLHEVVPAVEASDFDALPVVDNDKLIGILSYRSIVTYIHANRTEAGGLL
- a CDS encoding THUMP domain-containing class I SAM-dependent RNA methyltransferase — protein: MGAYTYIATATMGLESLVAKEVQKLGYETTVENGKVMFEGDEKALCRANLWLRTADRVKLKIGGFTATSFDELFEGTKALPWEAIIPVYGTFPVVGRSVKSQLYSVPDCQRIVKKAVVERLKQTYNQSWFNEDGPLFKIEVALLKDEVTLTIDTTGDGLHKRGYRRLHGEAPLKETLATAMIQLTNWQPDSDMAFLDPFCGSGTIPIEAALMAKNIAPGLERGFQSEQWPLIDEKTWAEAREEARDLARNTIRPAIYGSDRNREMTALAAENATLAGVKEIEWRTKNVKDLQRLAERGALVCNPPYGTRLEEKDTIRTLYETLGRVSTNYFQGWSVYVLTANEQFEQFYGQKATKKRKLFNGNIKTDYYQFWAKR
- a CDS encoding CotD family spore coat protein is translated as MGYNNFNNNHHCGNNHSQMKPMQHCQQKPVVLPAVVHPPKCNVTHSKQEYVVPEVHPSHTTHVHNDVYKHVHSYPHSQDQVADAHSEHFHCPPKQQHGYGQQCNRPW
- the gpsB gene encoding cell division regulator GpsB, with the translated sequence MPANVQLEAKEILEKEFKTSMKGYNKEEVDQFLDTVIQDYERFREQVDKLEKEVEQLRKMQSSTLTQRSQRSQTEPVEEAPATSRASAADPSAAGSTNYDILKRISNLEKEVFGKKLSE